A region of Arabidopsis thaliana chromosome 5, partial sequence DNA encodes the following proteins:
- the DGL1 gene encoding dolichyl-diphosphooligosaccharide-protein glycosyltransferase 48kDa subunit family protein (DEFECTIVE GLYCOSYLATION (DGL1); FUNCTIONS IN: dolichyl-diphosphooligosaccharide-protein glycotransferase activity; INVOLVED IN: plant-type cell wall organization, protein amino acid N-linked glycosylation via asparagine, unidimensional cell growth; LOCATED IN: in 8 components; EXPRESSED IN: 26 plant structures; EXPRESSED DURING: 15 growth stages; CONTAINS InterPro DOMAIN/s: Dolichyl-diphosphooligosaccharide-protein glycosyltransferase 48kDa subunit (InterPro:IPR005013); Has 30201 Blast hits to 17322 proteins in 780 species: Archae - 12; Bacteria - 1396; Metazoa - 17338; Fungi - 3422; Plants - 5037; Viruses - 0; Other Eukaryotes - 2996 (source: NCBI BLink).): MVNLSRSVALISVFLLPLLSFSFSVDNPTDRRVLVLLDDLSLKSSHSIFFNTLKSRGFDLDFKLAEDSKLALQRYGQYLYDGLIIFAPSTERFGGSLDSKSIADFVDSGRDLILSADTAASDLIRGIATECGVDFDEDSSAMVIDHTSFSVSDVDGDHTLIAADDLVKSDVILGKTKIEAPVLFRGVAHSLNPTNNLVLKVLSASPSAYSANPSSKLSSPPQLTGSSISLVSVMQARNNARVVISGSVQLFSDRLIRSGVQKAGSPNQYEKSGNEQFVTELSKWVFHERGHLKAGNLVHHRVGETDEPAIYRIKDDLEFSVEIYEWSGKSWEPYVANDVQVQFYMMSPYVLKTLSTDKKGLFHTSFKVPDVYGVFQFKVEYEKLGYTTLSLSKQIPVRPYRHNEYERFIPTAYPYYGACFTTMAGFFVFSFVYLYHK, translated from the exons ATGGTGAACCTCTCGAGATCCGTCGCGTTGATCTCTGTATTCCTCCTTCCTTTACTTAGCTTCTCTTTCTCCGTCGATAATCCGACGGATCGGCgtgttcttgttcttctcgATGATTTATCACTCAAATCCTCTCAttctatcttcttcaacaCTCTCAAGTCTCGTGGATTCGATCTCGATTTCAAGTTAGCTGAAGATTCGAAGCTTGCGCTTCAACGATACGGCCAGTACTTGTACGATGGGTTGATCATCTTCGCCCCATCAACAGAAC GGTTTGGAGGATCCTTGGATTCGAAATCCATTgctgattttgttgattccGGTCGTGACTTGATCTTATCGGCGGATACTGCTGCATCTGATTTGATTAGGGGTATTGCCACAGAGTGTGGGGTTGATTTCGATGAG GATTCTTCAGCTATGGTTATTGATCATACTAGCTTCTCCGTCTCTGATGTTGACGGCGACCACACCTTGATTGCTGCCGACGATTTAGTGAAATCCGATGTCATTTTGGGAAAAACCAAGATTGAG GCTCCCGTGCTCTTCAGAGGAGTTGCACATTCGTTGAACCCTACTAACAATCTG GTTTTGAAAGTTCTTTCAGCCTCTCCATCAGCTTATTCTGCTAACCCAAGCTCGAAGTTGTCTAGTCCCCCCCAGCTCACTGGGTCTTCAATTTCGCTAGTCTCGGTCATGCAG GCCAGGAACAATGCTAGGGTTGTGATCTCAGGCTCAGTGCAGTTGTTTAGCGATAG GTTAATCAGATCTGGTGTCCAGAAAGCAGGGAGTCCGAACCA ATACGAAAAATCTGGCAACGAACAGTTTGTGACTGAACTAAGCAAATGGGTCTTCCACGAAAGGGGCCATCTGAAG GCTGGTAATCTTGTACACCATAGGGTTGGAGAAACAGATGAGCCAGCTATATATAGGATAAAGGATGACCTG GAATTTTCTGTAGAGATATATGAGTGGTCAGGAAAGAGCTGGGAGCCGTATGTTGCTAACGATGTGCAGGTTCAGTTTTACATGATGAGCCCGTATGTGTTGAAAACCCTGTCAACAGACAAGAAG GGTCTGTTTCATACATCTTTCAAGGTTCCTGATGTCTACGGTGTATTCCAGTTTAAGGTTGAATATGAAAAGCTAGGCTACACTACATTATCTCTTTCGAAGCAG ATTCCGGTGCGGCCTTACAGACACAATGAGTATGAGAGATTTATCCCAACTGCGTATCCTTATTATGGAGCCTGCTTTACGACG ATGGCTGGTTTCTTCGTCTTCAGCTTCGTCTACCTCTACCATAAGTAG
- the UGT72E2 gene encoding UDP-Glycosyltransferase superfamily protein (UGT72E2; CONTAINS InterPro DOMAIN/s: UDP-glucuronosyl/UDP-glucosyltransferase (InterPro:IPR002213); BEST Arabidopsis thaliana protein match is: UDP-Glycosyltransferase superfamily protein (TAIR:AT5G26310.1); Has 1807 Blast hits to 1807 proteins in 277 species: Archae - 0; Bacteria - 0; Metazoa - 736; Fungi - 347; Plants - 385; Viruses - 0; Other Eukaryotes - 339 (source: NCBI BLink).) yields the protein MHITKPHAAMFSSPGMGHVIPVIELGKRLSANNGFHVTVFVLETDAASAQSKFLNSTGVDIVKLPSPDIYGLVDPDDHVVTKIGVIMRAAVPALRSKIAAMHQKPTALIVDLFGTDALCLAKEFNMLSYVFIPTNARFLGVSIYYPNLDKDIKEEHTVQRNPLAIPGCEPVRFEDTLDAYLVPDEPVYRDFVRHGLAYPKADGILVNTWEEMEPKSLKSLLNPKLLGRVARVPVYPIGPLCRPIQSSETDHPVLDWLNEQPNESVLYISFGSGGCLSAKQLTELAWGLEQSQQRFVWVVRPPVDGSCCSEYVSANGGGTEDNTPEYLPEGFVSRTSDRGFVVPSWAPQAEILSHRAVGGFLTHCGWSSTLESVVGGVPMIAWPLFAEQNMNAALLSDELGIAVRLDDPKEDISRWKIEALVRKVMTEKEGEAMRRKVKKLRDSAEMSLSIDGGGLAHESLCRVTKECQRFLERVVDLSRGA from the coding sequence ATGCATATCACAAAACCACACGCCGCCATGTTTTCCAGTCCCGGAATGGGCCATGTCATCCCGGTGATCGAGCTTGGAAAGCGTCTCTCCGCTAACAACGGCTTCCACGTCACCGTCTTCGTCCTCGAAACCGACGCAGCCTCCGCTCAATCCAAGTTCCTAAACTCAACCGGCGTCGACATCGTCAAACTTCCATCGCCGGACATTTATGGTTTAGTGGACCCCGACGACCATGTAGTGACCAAGATCGGAGTCATTATGCGTGCAGCAGTTCCAGCCCTCCGATCCAAGATCGCTGCCATGCATCAAAAGCCAACGGCTCTGATCGTTGACTTGTTTGGCACAGATGCGTTATGTCTCGCAAAGGAATTTAACATGTTGAGTTATGTGTTTATCCCTACCAACGCACGTTTTCTCGGAGTTTCGATTTATTATCCAAATTTGGACAAAGATATCAAGGAAGAGCACACAGTGCAAAGAAACCCACTCGCTATACCGGGGTGTGAACCGGTTAGGTTCGAAGATACTCTGGATGCATATCTGGTTCCCGACGAACCGGTGTACCGGGATTTTGTTCGTCATGGTCTGGCTTACCCAAAAGCCGATGGAATTTTGGTAAATACATGGGAAGAGATGGAGCCCAAATCATTGAAGTCCCTTCTAAACCCAAAGCTCTTGGGCCGGGTTGCTCGTGTACCGGTCTATCCAATCGGTCCCTTATGCAGACCGATACAATCATCCGAAACCGATCACCCGGTTTTGGATTGGTTAAACGAACAACCGAACGAGTCGGTTCTCTATATCTCCTTCGGGAGTGGTGGTTGTCTATCGGCGAAACAGTTAACTGAATTGGCGTGGGGACTCGAGCAGAGCCAGCAACGGTTCGTATGGGTGGTTCGACCACCGGTCGACGGTTCGTGTTGTAGCGAGTATGTCTCGGCTAACGGTGGTGGAACCGAAGACAACACGCCAGAGTATCTACCGGAAGGGTTCGTGAGTCGTACTAGTGATAGAGGTTTCGTGGTCCCCTCATGGGCCCCACAAGCTGAAATCCTGTCCCATCGGGCCGTTGGTGGGTTTTTGACCCATTGCGGTTGGAGCTCGACGTTGGAAAGCGTCGTTGGCGGCGTTCCGATGATCGCATGGCCACTTTTTGCCGAGCAGAATATGAATGCGGCGTTGCTCAGCGACGAACTGGGAATCGCAGTCAGATTGGATGATCCAAAGGAGGATATTTCTAGGTGGAAGATTGAGGCGTTGGTGAGGAAGGTTATGACTGAGAAGGAAGGTGAAGCGATGAGAAGGAAAGTGAAGAAGTTGAGAGACTCGGCGGAGATGTCACTGAGCATTGACGGTGGTGGTTTGGCGCACGAGTCGCTTTGCAGAGTCACCAAGGAGTGTCAACGGTTTTTGGAACGTGTCGTGGACTTGTCACGTGGTGCTTAG